One part of the Nematostella vectensis chromosome 8, jaNemVect1.1, whole genome shotgun sequence genome encodes these proteins:
- the LOC125570279 gene encoding uncharacterized protein LOC125570279: MVPPTENDMDTPTDTPTDTPKATPTGKTMSYREAALQQRKPTVFRSFAALRTVRLRYDSTPVSAAEVLRAFLGTETADIVGTAQVVSGLEVTFKTEQSAVLAASRGLDVGGRHYQLAPVSVRRTAVSVFVPVEFPDDTFRDLMTRYGDLHSISRLHHKEPDLAAFENGCRLVLYDKLLRDLPARLTTNGASLSFKYTGQPQSCLRCSEIGHGVKECTKPRRRPHRRRREELTTEQERMQCAQEEETLPPLSPDLPLPTETASDSEKDQDEAAAPATAQEHTISADSLIPTESSPKTGTEEPSPKTGEKRPPGLHLTDSPPRKESRAGSRAENERAFVKDLKSDARRIAGVDSSSRLDALALFLQHKHGDYTHQKLRLAGHAAQSELRTRWENMKGEQRAKQLFDKLYRQHFQHLYEAKGDKSKTNLVVYIFKLILWCLWTARNTSLFEKRQAEIVSVAKYKIRERIERDAAVLGPLAAYSRWGINDVLCCWRGEALSVLV, translated from the exons ATGGTTCCTCCAACAGAAAACGACATGGACACGCCCACGGACACGCCCACGGACACGCCCAAAGCCACGCCCACTGGAAAGACTATGTCTTACAGGGAGGCCGCTTTACAACAGCGAAAACCAACCGTCTTTCGGTCTTTCGCAGCCCTGCGGACAGTACGTCTGCGATACGACAGCACACCAGTCTCTGCGGCGGAGGTCCTGCGCGCCTTCCTGGGGACAGAAACCGCCGACATTGTCGGCACCGCCCAGGTGGTCTCTGGCCTAGAGGTCACCTTCAAAACCGAGCAGTCAGCTGTTCTCGCTGCCTCTCGAGGCCTCGACGTCGGCGGCCGCCACTACCAACTCGCCCCAGTCTCCGTGCGCAGAACGGCAGTCTCCGTATTTGTGCCTGTTGAGTTCCCGGATGACACCTTCCGCGACTTGATGACCAGATACGGAGACCTACACTCTATTTCGCGGCTTCATCACAAAGAGCCCGACCTGGCTGCTTTCGAAAATGGATGCCGCCTTGTCCTGTACGACAAGTTACTCCGTGACCTGCCAGCCCGCCTAACAACAAACGGAGCCTCTCTGAGCTTCAAATATACTGGGCAACCTCAGAGTTGCCTAAGATGCTCAGAGATAGGCCACGGTGTGAAAGAATGCACCAAACCGCGCCGACGCCCTCATCGCCGTCGTCGAGAAGAACTCACCACCGAACAGGAGCGCATGCAGTGCGCGCAGGAGGAGGAGACACTCCCACCACTATCGCCGGATCTGCCGCTACCGACAGAGACGGCCTCTGACAGCGAAAAGGACCAGGACGAGGCAGCTGCCCCCGCAACAGCGCAAGAGCACACAATCTCCGCGGATTCCCTTATACCAACAGAGTCCTCCCCAAAGACCGGCACCGAGGAACCCTCCCCGAAGACCGGAGAGAAAAGACCACCCGGTCTTCACTTAACGGACTCTCCCCCGCGAAAGGAAAGTCGAGCTGGAAGTCGAGCTGAAAACGAGCGGGCTTTCGTAAAAGATCTCAAATCAGACGCCCGCAGAATCGCTGGAGTGGACTCAAGCTCCCGACTGGACGCACTCGCCCTCTTTCTCCAGCACAAGCACGGTGATTACACGCACCAAAAGCTGCGACTCGCTGGACACGCAGCACAGAGCGAACTCCGCACCCGATGGGAGAACATGAAGGGGGAGCAGCGTGCTAAACAGCTGTTTGACAAGCTCTACCGCCAACATTTCCAACACCTCTACGAGG CTAAGGGTGACAAGAGCAAAACTAACTTAGTGGTGTACATCTTTAAACTCATACTATGGTGTCTGTGGACTGCAAGGAACACTTCTCTATTCGAGAAGAGACAAGCAGAAATAGTCAGTGTAGCTAAATATAAGATCAGAGAGAGGATAGAGAGGGACGCGGCCGTCCTCGGACCTCTTGCCGCGTATAGCCGCTGGGGCATCAATGATGTCCTCTGCTGCTGGCGGGGCGAGGCCCTCTCTGTCCTCGTATAG